CTCAGTTATCTTTTGCGCATAATACTTTCTTTTAGCTTGCTTTAGCTGGGTGTTTATTAGGTTGCAAAATTTTTTATAGCGAGCAAGCAAATTCGTGTTAAACGGTTGCCTTTTAGTTTTTTGTAGAGGTTGTCACGTTTGCGCATGTCTGTTAGTAATCTCCTCGTCAGCCAAGGATTTCTGGTGATGcgattatttttttgcatttttgcttaTATGTACAAGATTGAACATGTGATAGGAGCAAAGGTGAAAACAGGGTGAAAGCTTCTTGTGCATCAGCTTTAAGATAAACTTCAGACCAGTTAGTGTTAGCTACGGTATTAATAAATTTCTGCTTGTCCAATATATCACAAATAAAGGAAGGTCAATCACGTTTTGCAGTGGAATCGAAACGCAGAAATATGGGATAGTGGTCAGTAATATTAATTTCTAGCACTCCAGCCTCTGGTGCCGTGAGTAGATTTAAAAATGCGCGATCAATGAGGGACCCATTGCTATTGCTGTTTGGTATAGTTGGAATACTGATTAAAGATTCATACCCGAAGCTGTTTAGTGCCGCTAGATAATTGATTGAGTTAGGTGACAAATCGTCTAATAAATTAATGTTGATGTCACCCATGATAATAGCATTTTTCTTTTCAAGGGAAATCATACTTAGgaagcgttgcaagtttgtgcaaaATTCAGTAACTGGAGAAGACGGTGAGTGGTATATACAGCCTTATATGAATcttttcttatctatattaagAAAAGTATGCTCAAACTCAAGCCAGACTGATTCACAGTAGAGCGTGTTTAATTCGAGATCAAACCTTCGTTTACAGGAAGCGTTAGAAGATACGTATGTGGCTGCGCCACCATGATTGCTAGACAACCTGTGACTGTAATATGGCGTGTAGGAAGGGAAACCGAACAGATTTCTATCGTCTTCTGATAACCAAGTTTCTGTAACTGTAATTACGGAGAAACGGTTGGTAAACGTGGAAAGAAGACTTTGAAATTCATCAACATGTTTTCGTAGGCTTCTGGCATTAAGATGAATAAATGAGCGGGAGTTACTCCCGAAAAACGAGTTTAGTTGCAGAGGTGACAGAAGAGCCAACGAGGAAGGCATTGCGGGCGCATGCGCATTATGTACAATGGGAACCAATTAGTTTATTTTAGCCAGATCAGCCTCATCGCGTATGCTGTGTACTTTGCTGTCAGTTGTCTTGTGAACTTTGATTTGGCAGTTTGTTGTCCacaaaaacattcattttttctctttctttagagCCATAGCCTTAGAAAAGAGAGCCCTGTTCGCAGGGGTGGAATGCTCATTTACGTACACGGGATTGTCAGGTGTCTGTGTTATGTTGATGTCCCTCAGGCAGAGCTTAGCTTGTCGGGCCTTGCTTATGAATTCAGTCTTCTTATCCCTTGAACAAAATCGCACAAGGAGGTTTTTGTTGCATTCCTTTGCTGTAGGAACATGGTGAACGACGTCAAGGTCAGATGGTGACACCGGGCATCCGCTCTTTTCACCCACCGTTTGCAAGATCGCGACACAGTCCACCCCTTGTTTGCACGGTACACCTCTGATCACGACGTTGTTAGCCGTGAATACTGTTCGATTTCAGCTAGTTTCTTAGACATCATGCGATTTTCAGACTTCAGTGATTTGTTTTCGGCCATCAAGGCAGCGTTGCCTTGCCTTAATTCCTCAACAATTTTTTCCGTGAATTTTGCGCTAGCAACAAGGTCATCACCTTCTTTCTTCATTTGCACCGCATCGAAACCAGAATGATGCAGCTTTAACAGAATCCTTGCGAACACCGACTCCACTAAAGCTTCGGTTTTCAGCTCCTCGAGTTCCTCTATTCTTTTTGCCAGTTCAGCATTCGTTGGCATTTTGGACACCGTTAGAAGAACCTCAGACAAGCTCAACATGCGAACAACGGCAGCAGCGACAGCAAATGAGAAACGAAAGAATCGCAAATGGCGTGAAAACCAACCTGCAGTAAAGTATACGGTAATCTCGGTCAGTTGCTCAgtgcgctgccgctgctgccaatgaCATCCCGTCGACAGTGCCGGTCTTTTATAGCGTTGCTTGACGATTCCAGTGTCGCCCAGTGGTGATATCACCGAAAAACGCAGCCGTAGGTAGAGCTGCGCAGTCTCCGAAGGCGCCACGAGAAAGGTAGTCCGTGGCAGCAATCAGGCCGTCCGGcgatgaagcagcacctcgggaAGCAAGCTTGGACGATCGGGCATCAGCCGAAGTAACTGCAGTAAATTATACGGTAATCTCGGTCAGTTGCTCAgtgcgctgccgctgctgccaatcTGTTTGCTCGAAGTTTCCTGTGTGCTCCAATTTTCCGGAACCGTCCACTACGGACGCCTGTCAAAATCATATGTTTGTTTTGGGACGCttaagcccacatatcaatcactttaGAAGCGGCACACCTACGCCCATAAAAGCATTGACCTAAGGCTCTGCCGATAAGGTTGCTTCGAATTCAAGCAGAGCGCCACCGCACACCGCTGACGTCATGTTCTTCAATACTGGTGGCACTTATCACGTCCGTGTTGACTGTTCCGCGTTGATATATATGGAGAAACTCGGTAGTCTAACCACGCCATTTGAAGTTGACTTTCAATGAGGGTGAACCGTTTGCTCGACCACCAATATGAACGTACGCCTGCACGCCAACGAACCTGTGAGCAGACTGGCCGAACAGCTGAAAGCCGTCGGCGGAGCATTGGCCGTCGCAGAGTTGGACCTTACGAATTGCGTTGACGTCTACGTCCTGCAACTGCTTCCACTCATCGCCGAATGCAAGCAGCTGCAACGTCTGCGGTGCGCCGCCTGCACCATACCATCGAGCGACGTGGTCCGGCTTGTGGTTCAGCAGCTACCACACCTTGTGGAGGTCGAGTTATCTTGCCTTGGTGGAAGAGACTCTTCAGAAGCCGAGATTAATACCATCGTAGCGTCCGGGAACCCTCGAAGCGGCGGCGCTTCCAACCTGCGACGCGTATACTGCGAAGTTGGCCAGGACAGCAATTTTGCCCGACTGCTTGCCTTAATGAAACACTCTCCAAATGTGGCCCACTTGCACGTGCACCTATTGGGCGGCGATTTCCACAAGGCTGTTCGAGAATGCCACACCCTCATTGTGACGTGCACACGGCTGGAGACGTTCACCTTCACCTCGGAGCTGCCCTCGCCTTTTCAGATCGAGCCGGTTAATCCGCTCTTTTTCGCCAAGTTCGCCGCAGTCTGCGCAAACATCAGGTACCACTGGTCGAATAACCTCTGGAGTTGCCTTCGACTACAGGACCTCGTGGTTGACAGCGTTGAAAGAAGGTGTATGCCATTTCAAACTGTCCTGGTCACTGTTCAGGACCAGGAAACGCCGGGCAGGATTCGTTTGGCTAGTCAGAAGCACACGTGGCAGCACGTGCGCCAGCTTTGCCTCGTGCTGTTGCCACCGAGCCAGACCTGCGTCTACCCTGCCGCAGGCGGCAGTTACCTCGATTGTCTTCGTGTGTTTAGCGCAAGGCTGAGGCACGTCGTGGAGGTTAACATAAGCACGTTCCACTTCGCAACAGGCCTCGACGTGAGCGCACTGCTTCAAGAAGGCTCGCTGCAGTTCCTGCAGTCACTCTCGGCTCCCCCTTGCGGGTTTCGCTGCGTCTCGGCTCTGCGCCGTCTGTCGCTACACTGCCCTGACTTCAGGGAACTGGACGTGCGCTTCGAGACGAGGGGCAACTTGTCCCGGTGCGAGGGCTGTGAGGACGAAAGCTCGCTTGTCGCCGAATTTCGCAATTGCACCGGTCCCGCCTTTCCGAATGGACTTGCGAGGTTGACCTTGTGCTATGTTCGAGACGTTATGTGCCGGTGGTTGATCGAATGCTGCTGTCCGATGGCCACACTGCGGTTGTCATATTGTCCTTCGAAGTTGGACTTCAGGCGTCTGTGTAGCGCTCTTGCTGACAGTACCGGGACGAGCTGCTTCATTTTACAGCATCACCTATTTCGGTTGGACGACGTGGATTTGCTGGTGAGTATAGATTCCTGTGTGCATCGCCTCTCTTTGCCACGAACACGATATGTCTCGCTGATTTAATGTTTTTGAGGCATGTCTACCACGCCAGCTGTATTGCGATTAATTTTACTTTATACGATGTGGTCGTTCACACTGCCTACCTTGTTTCAAACCTTGTGGGTGTGGCGCAGTTATTACTGATGTGCTGTCGCGGTACTACACTATAAGCTTCACTGTACTCTCTTTTTTCGTGCACTTGCACATGGGCGCGAGCAATCAGTCTTAACAAAAAGCGGGATATCTCAACCATTTCGTGATCCTCTCCTTCAGGACTTTACTAAACAGGTCTATAGGAAGCCCAAGCTCTGATTCACTCATTTCAGAAACTCTGTCAAACCATTCATGAAACCGAAATTTTCACGCCGTTCCATTGCAGACCAACGTGCGCCGCTTGGCTGATCTCCGGTACCTGTACCTTTTATCGGAAACTCCTCTTTCACCCACTGCGGCATTGATTGCCGTAACCAATGCCTGCCAGAGCCTACCACAGCTGAAGTGCCTGCACGTTCACTACCAGGACGTCACTGACTCTGCAATTCTTAAGACTATCACGTGGCTACGAGGACCTCGAGGGGTACAGGGTGATCATCGCGTGGTTCAAGATGGACCCTGCTTCCAAGCTTGTTCGACAGCTACGTTCATCGGACTCGTAAAGCCGCTGAACCGTCACATTCAGCCAATGCTGTAACTTGAAGCTGCGATACTTTTATGAATGACACGCAAAAAGTTTGCTGTAGATAGTATCACGTTACCGTTTCTTACTTTTTACATGTGCAATAATAAAGGATCTAGACTGCGTACTCAATGGTTCATCACGGGATTGCTTTTCGCATAGTGAAATCTTCTACGAGGAGTCGGTAAGAAATAACAAGCGGACACGAGATTTCTATTATTAAAACTTTCGCCGACAATTGTCGAAGTTGCGAGTACAATAAGTAGGTACACTTCTTAACCCCAGCTGACCATTTACCTTTTAAGCCTCTTTGCCCCTCTTCTGACGTCCTTGCCTGTTCATGGAATTAAGTTAGTCTTAATGACAAGTCATTCTTCACCCTACTTACTCTGCGTAGTCCGATTCCGTCTTCTTTATTTGGACTAAAGTAGCCTGTGGGGTACACTCATAAAGTATCACTGTTTTGTTCTACCTAATAAGAACCAATTttcaatattgtcacgtggtcgtgacatTGAAGGAGGCAATAGACGGCGGGTTCAAGACTAAACTATTAATCTGGGCAAACTGGCGCCCGAGAAACTCAAGGTCCGACTATTCAGCATAGAGAGTGGCGAGCAGATTATCAGTGGTCGATAAACTATCACTCACGTCGGCTTTTATACATATATCATCGAAGATTCGAGTGCTGTCGCTACTGGCCGCATGAGTTACAGAAAAAGCTTGATGGGCGCGTTGGGCTCTTACATTGATCAGAAGCTTCTAAAATTCACCAGCACACGAAAATTATAAAGGTGATTCATTGCAGGTAAAGTCGCCTTTTAATACAAGCTAAAAGGTACTTTAGGACTCGTCAAAAACATTTTATTCTAACCACGTTGTTTGGAGTAGAGGGTATAAAAATGACCCGGTTTTTCTTCTAAATCTCGGCAACTTCAGTTGGAGCGTACTAGAGCTGGGGAGTACTCGGAGCGGCTGCAGCACCAATGGGCAAAACGTGATGACAATCTGGACCAATCCACTTTGATTGCTGCGATGGGTAGTGTGCAATCGATCTTCATTTTAAGGGTTGTTCACGCACCGCCAAACTGTCAGCGGTGTGTGCCATGATGAGCAGAAAGTAAAAATGTTGTGTTCTACAAAGCATGCTGCCGTTTTTCCTGAGTGTCATCTGGAGCAATATTCCTTGTCACATTAAATTGCGAAAAAGGAATATATTGCCCAAACCGAACAGTGCGGCAATGACAG
This genomic interval from Rhipicephalus microplus isolate Deutch F79 chromosome 10, USDA_Rmic, whole genome shotgun sequence contains the following:
- the LOC142774778 gene encoding uncharacterized protein LOC142774778; the encoded protein is MNVRLHANEPVSRLAEQLKAVGGALAVAELDLTNCVDVYVLQLLPLIAECKQLQRLRCAACTIPSSDVVRLVVQQLPHLVEVELSCLGGRDSSEAEINTIVASGNPRSGGASNLRRVYCEVGQDSNFARLLALMKHSPNVAHLHVHLLGGDFHKAVRECHTLIVTCTRLETFTFTSELPSPFQIEPVNPLFFAKFAAVCANIRYHWSNNLWSCLRLQDLVVDSVERRCMPFQTVLVTVQDQETPGRIRLASQKHTWQHVRQLCLVLLPPSQTCVYPAAGGSYLDCLRVFSARLRHVVEVNISTFHFATGLDVSALLQEGSLQFLQSLSAPPCGFRCVSALRRLSLHCPDFRELDVRFETRGNLSRCEGCEDESSLVAEFRNCTGPAFPNGLARLTLCYVRDVMCRWLIECCCPMATLRLSYCPSKLDFRRLCSALADSTGTSCFILQHHLFRLDDVDLLTNVRRLADLRYLYLLSETPLSPTAALIAVTNACQSLPQLKCLHVHYQDVTDSAILKTITWLRGPRGVQGDHRVVQDGPCFQACSTATFIGLVKPLNRHIQPML